A genome region from Erigeron canadensis isolate Cc75 chromosome 3, C_canadensis_v1, whole genome shotgun sequence includes the following:
- the LOC122592474 gene encoding laccase-4-like yields the protein MAGAWLCVAATMVVLLAFALSTTVECRTRNYKFNVVMTNTTKLCKSKPIVTVNGRFPGPTIVAREDDTVTVKVVNHVKYNVSIHWHGIRQLRTGWADGPAYITQCPIQPGGVYVYKFTLTGQRGTLWWHAHVLWLRATVHGSIVILPKLGVPYPFPKPNKEVVVVLGEWWKSDTEAVINQAQKSGQAPNVSDAHTINGNPGPMPSCLANGGFKLPVDEGKTYMLRIINAALNEELFFRIANHKLTVVEVDAVYVKPFTTDTILIAPGQTTNALITASQKAGKYLMAVSPFMDAPIAVDNLTATASLRYSGVLTSTAMKLVAPPPQNATPVANAFMNSLRSLNSKTYPANVPLTVDHSLFFTIGLGINACPTCVNGSRVVASINNVTFVMPTTALLQAHYFNISGVFTDDFPSKPLMPFNYTGSQLTSFSTNTGTKLYRLAYNSTVQLVLQDTGILTPESHPIHLHGFNFFVVGRGIGNFNPNKDPKNFNLVDPVERNTVGVPTGGWTAIRFKADNPGVWFMHCHLEVHTTWGLKMAFVVDNGKGPNESVIPPPSDLPKC from the exons ATGGCGGGTGCATGGTTGTGCGTGGCGGCGACAATGGTTGTGTTGCTAGCTTTTGCTCTTTCGACAACAGTAGAATGCCGTACTCGTAATTACAAGTTCAAT GTGGTGATGACGAATACCACAAAATTATGTAAAAGCAAGCCAATAGTAACCGTTAATGGTCGTTTCCCGGGACCCACAATAGTTGCCAGGGAGGATGACACCGTCACGGTCAAAGTGGTCAACCATGTTAAATATAATGTCAGCATTCATTG GCATGGAATACGACAACTAAGAACCGGGTGGGCTGATGGTCCAGCATACATTACGCAATGTCCGATTCAGCCAGGGGGAGTCTACGTGTACAAGTTCACATTAACGGGTCAAAGAGGCACACTTTGGTGGCATGCACACGTCTTATGGCTAAGGGCCACGGTCCATGGCTCCATAGTTATCTTGCCTAAGCTTGGAGTCCCGTATCCTTTTCCTAAACCCAACAAAGAAGTTGTGGTTGTCCTag GCGAGTGGTGGAAATCAGATACAGAAGCTGTGATAAACCAAGCACAAAAATCAGGACAAGCCCCAAATGTGTCGGATGCTCACACGATTAATGGGAATCCAGGGCCTATGCCGAGTTGCTTAGCAAATG GGGGGTTCAAGTTACCTGTGGATGAAGGGAAGACATATATGTTAAGAATCATCAATGCTGCACTCAATGAAGAGCTTTTCTTCAGGATTGCAAATCATAAACTCACGGTCGTTGAGGTTGATGCAGTGTATGTCAAACCATTTACAACGGACACCATTCTTATAGCACCGGGCCAGACAACAAACGCTCTGATCACCGCTTCTCAAAAAGCTGGCAAGTACCTAATGGCAGTCTCCCCTTTCATGGATGCACCAATTGCTGTTGACAATTTGACTGCCACAGCCTCTCTTCGTTACTCTGGTGTTCTTACTTCCACTGCCATGAAACTTGTTGCTCCCCCACCTCAAAACGCGACTCCTGTGGCTAACGCTTTCATGAACTCCCTTAGAAGCTTGAATTCCAAAACATATCCGGCTAATGTCCCATTAACCGTTGACCATTCTTTATTTTTCACCATCGGGTTGGGAATCAACGCTTGCCCAACGTGTGTTAATGGTAGTAGAGTGGTAGCAAGTATTAATAATGTCACGTTTGTCATGCCTACAACCGCGCTACTTCAAGCACATTACTTCAACATAAGTGGGGTGTTTACAGATGATTTTCCTAGTAAACCATTGATGCCTTTTAACTATACAGGCTCACAACTAACAAGTTTTTCCACAAACACGGGTACAAAACTATACCGCCTTGCATATAATTCAACGGTCCAACTTGTTTTGCAAGACACTGGGATCCTTACCCCAGAAAGTCACCCCATTCATTTACACGGATTCAACTTCTTCGTCGTGGGAAGGGGTATTGGAAACTTTAACCCAAATAAggatccgaaaaactttaatcTTGTTGATCCTGTTGAAAGAAATACGGTTGGTGTCCCAACGGGTGGTTGGACTGCTATTAGATTCAAAGCCGATAATCCAG GTGTATGGTTTATGCATTGTCATCTTGAAGTACACACAACATGGGGACTCAAAATGGCATTTGTTGTGGACAATGGAAAGGGCCCAAATGAATCTGTTATCCCACCTCCAAGTGATCTCCCCAAGTGTTGA
- the LOC122591388 gene encoding sugar transport protein 8-like produces MPAQVMSVNGGSAHDIPAKLTGQVVVCSIIAACGGLMFGYDIGISGGVTSMDVFLKKFFPTVFERKHHAKENNYCKFDDQLLQLFTSSLYLAAVVSSLIASSCCKKYGRRITIRLASIFFLIGVLLNAAAMNLMMLIFGRIFLGAGVGFGNQAVPLFISEIAPPNYRGGLNVCFQLLVTSGILFANIVNYFTSGHPYGWRISLGGAAVPALFLAFGSLAIVETPTSLIERGKPELGLVTLRKIRGVEDVQKEYDEIVATTELSKQIKSPWKNLMKRRSRPQLITSALLQIFQQFTGINVIMFYAPVLFQTMGFHSDASLLSAVVTGVINVFATLVAVFTVDRFGRRVLLIEAAIQMLIAQVASGCILASMLKTTGSIPKTYSYVVLALICVFVAGFAWSWGPLGWLIPSEIFPLETRTAGFFVAVSMNMIFTFLIAQAFLTMLCHMRAAIFFFFCAWIVIMLIYAIAFLPETKGVSIDEMNDKVWKKHWFWKRYFDDEREQARDKP; encoded by the exons ATGCCTGCCCAAGTTATGTCCGTCAATGGAGGTTCCGCCCATGACATTCCGGCTAAGCTCACCGGTCAAGTTGTCGTTTGTTCCATCATTGCCGCATGCGGTGGCCTTATGTTTGGTTACGATATCGGTATTTCAG GTGGAGTGACATCCATGGATGTGTTCTTGAAAAAGTTTTTTCCAACGGTTTTTGAAAGGAAACATCATGCCAAAGAAAACAACTATTGTAAGTTTGATGATCAGCTCCTCCAACTGTTCACGTCGTCTCTCTACCTTGCTGCCGTAGTTTCTAGTCTTATCGCGTCCTCGTGTTGCAAAAAATATGGACGCAGAATCACCATACGACTAGCTTCTATATTCTTTCTAATCGGGGTACTTCTTAATGCCGCTGCCATGAACCTCATGATGCTCATCTTTGGACGGATTTTTCTCGGTGCTGGAGTTGGATTTGGTAACCAG GCTGTGCCGCTATTCATATCAGAGATTGCACCACCAAACTACCGAGGGGGGCTAAACGTCTGCTTCCAGTTGTTAGTCACCTCAGGGATCCTATTTGCAAACATAGTAAACTATTTCACCTCGGGCCACCCATATGGGTGGAGGATTTCATTAGGTGGTGCCGCCGTCCCAGCTCTATTTCTAGCCTTTGGGTCCTTGGCAATCGTTGAGACGCCCACAAGCCTCATTGAGCGTGGAAAGCCAGAACTCGGGTTGGTCACTCTTAGAAAGATCCGAGGGGTTGAAGACGTGCAGAAAGAATACGATGAAATAGTAGCCACCACAGAGTTATCCAAACAGATCAAAAGCCCATGGAAGAACTTGATGAAGAGAAGAAGCCGTCCTCAGCTTATAACCTCGGCACTTCTTCAAATATTCCAACAGTTTACTGgtatcaatgtgatcatgttttaTGCACCTGTTCTGTTTCAGACTATGGGGTTTCATAGTGACGCGTCTCTGCTGTCCGCTGTTGTGACTGGGGTCATTAATGTGTTTGCTACATTGGTTGCGGTTTTTACTGTTGATAGATTTGGAAGAAGGGTTTTGCTTATTGAAGCTGCCATCCAAATGCTTATTGctcag GTTGCATCAGGATGTATACTAGCATCAATGTTGAAAACTACAGGTTCTATACCAAAGACATACTCATACGTGGTGCTCGCGTTGATATGTGTATTCGTAGCAGGGTTCGCGTGGTCATGGGGCCCTTTAGGGTGGTTAATCCCTAGCGAAATATTCCCACTCGAGACAAGAACAGCCGGTTTCTTTGTTGCTGTTAGCATGAACATGATATTCACTTTCCTCATCGCGCAAGCGTTTCTCACAATGCTTTGTCATATGAGAGCCGcgatctttttcttcttttgtgcGTGGATCGTGATCATGCTTATTTACGCTATAGCCTTTTTGCCCGAGACCAAAGGGGTGTCGATAGACGAAATGAACGACAAGGTTTGGAAGAAGCATTGGTTTTGGAAGAGATATTTCGATGATGAACGTGAACAAGCCCGGGACAAGCCttga
- the LOC122591389 gene encoding uncharacterized protein LOC122591389, whose product MRIQALSVWATLLKLLAFGYAVSYDDFAFPNDQSLLHNYSRSNEIEKHCTTYISLASELKPDDDNSNRVSMLKNELSFFNGDWEQDSHGATLMPFDDSDMPHSPSSFISPLKIVSFEVQNVSSSAPNQPMNTVSISGVLSIGITRNSTVISEPGLKFHKTPGMSALRVDFEGVYLETEGNGGDRLICLLGNSTFPFKKVSTRFSDEYMTSYISDIDTTYNEEPVILHPNDQILLVLKYPKNVSVSTSRIHGEMTSLNKKEDFEYFDKVCITSQLGILPESYTSSSDELNLEFDQNPLEDAILEDRVNKFNNSELCRILKYFELQAYRVMPNLKLGGQNGFQDTVGPFLLRNEIKLVDRNNENLRVIFHKIICKKQMVSGVLRLYPANIEPHVAARRTGLSTLTLSVRGTWSSSTGILSMTGCLGPDLVKCDTGVILYLPKFFSSKQRSVVSGCIFSLKNEAKAFHPVFIGLEMLSPGLFNGGSYRSDYLSYNYSKSGLAIEFKERIQEPRLITYIRGLFLSYPVLGEEKDETFNISNRLSDDLKIDTFSSPETFVRIEVLSSGPLFRTNDSLFYEVSNHEVLNISLNLQLIENPYKQHEASYRHVSKLYLEGVYDQRVGKLYLIGCRKVDYDHVDLERGLDCKIEVTIQYSAVNTRWLINPTAKITIFSQRNDTDIYQFKTVQLHTFMIHDKHHEQNVIFRKILEGYFRVVIVMVYIAHILNQMKHMKKSSESVPYISLLMLALWIIGYGITLIYSKEVIIKSSESQHYMNRPYDHQSYKRYLDILDYLARFLILVTMILMARIGQTVLKSRKVLSERGEPSPSEKKVILVCFIIYVCYFLLTLIPNGISVYLGEVTYTKDVYLRLVMQVFWLTVHDIQDFFLVAQIIAFRIWKPSLTGPLFRISAIRIGILMLIRFVYEVVRDPVTYPA is encoded by the coding sequence ATGAGAATCCAAGCTCTAAGTGTTTGGGCCACCCTGCTAAAGTTGCTTGCTTTCGGTTATGCAGTGTCTTATGATGACTTTGCATTCCCTAATGACCAATCGCTGCTTCATAACTACAGTCGTTCAAACGAAATAGAAAAACATTGCACCACTTATATATCATTGGCTTCTGAGTTAAAACCCGATGATGATAATAGTAATAGGGTTTCTATGCTTAAAAATgaactttctttctttaatgGAGATTGGGAGCAGGATTCTCACGGGGCAACTTTGATGCCCTTTGATGATAGCGATATGCCACATTCCCCGTCATCCTTCATCTCCCCATTGAAAATTGTGAGCTTTGAGGTTCAAAATGTTAGTTCGAGTGCACCTAACCAGCCCATGAACACTGTAAGCATCAGCGGCGTTCTCTCTATTGGTATAACCAGAAATAGCACGGTAATTTCTGAACCAGGCTTGAAGTTTCACAAGACTCCTGGTATGTCTGCTCTTAGAGTTGACTTTGAAGGTGTTTATCTTGAAACAGAAGGTAATGGAGGTGATCGTCTAATTTGTTTATTGGGAAATTCGACCTTTCCATTTAAGAAAGTTTCAACCCGATTCTCAGATGaatatatgacatcatatatcTCTGATATAGACACAACATACAATGAAGAGCCTGTCATCTTGCACCCAAATGACCAGATATTGCTTGTTCTCAAATACCCAAAAAACGTCTCTGTATCCACTAGCCGAATCCATGGAGAAATGACGAGTTTGAACAAAAAGGAAGATTTTGAGTACTTTGATAAGGTTTGCATTACTTCACAGTTAGGTATCCTTCCAGAATCCTATACTAGTAGTTCTGATGAGCTCAACTTGGAATTCGATCAAAATCCACTCGAAGATGCAATTTTAGAAGATCGTGTCAACAAATTTAACAACTCAGAGTTGTGTAGGATTCTCAAGTATTTTGAACTCCAGGCGTATAGAGTTATGCCAAATCTGAAACTTGGTGGTCAAAATGGGTTCCAGGACACAGTTGGCCCGTTTCTTCTCAGGAACGAGATTAAGCTTGTTGATAGGAACAACGAGAATCTTAGAGTTATCTTTCACAAAATCATATGCAAGAAACAGATGGTCTCTGGGGTGTTAAGACTGTACCCTGCAAATATAGAACCACATGTGGCAGCACGTAGAACGGGTCTATCTACATTGACTCTATCAGTTAGAGGAACATGGAGTTCCTCTACTGGAATCCTCTCTATGACAGGATGTCTTGGTCCAGATCTCGTGAAATGTGACACGGGGGTAATACTTTACCTTCCCAAGTTTTTCTCAAGCAAGCAAAGAAGTGTAGTTTCTGGATGCATATTTAGTTTGAAAAATGAAGCAAAAGCATTTCACCCAGTGTTCATTGGACTCGAGATGCTTTCCCCTGGATTATTTAATGGTGGTTCGTATCGTAGTGATTATCTTTCGTACAACTACTCAAAGAGTGGTTTGGCCATCGAGTTTAAAGAAAGAATTCAAGAACCTCGTTTGATAACTTACATCAGAGGATTGTTTTTAAGTTATCCTGTCCTTGgggaagaaaaagatgaaacctttaatatatcaaatcgCCTCTCAGATGATCTAAAGATTGACACTTTTTCAAGCCCAGAAACTTTTGTTAGAATAGAAGTTCTATCATCAGGCCCCTTATTCAGAACAAATGACAGCCTTTTCTATGAAGTTTCTAACCATGAAGTACTCAATATATCACTGAATCTCCAGTTGATAGAAAATCCGTATAAACAGCATGAAGCTTCCTACCGACACGTCTCAAAGTTATATCTTGAGGGTGTATATGATCAGCGCGTAGGTAAGCTTTATCTAATTGGCTGCAGGAAAGTAGACTATGATCATGTGGATCTTGAAAGAGGACTAGATTGTAAGATTGAAGTTACCATCCAGTACTCTGCTGTAAACACAAGATGGTTGATTAATCCAACTGCAAAAATCACCATTTTTAGCCAAAGAAACGATACTGACATTTACCAGTTCAAGACAGTACAATTGCATACCTTCATGATTCATGACAAACATCATGAACAAAATGTCATCTTTCGTAAAATCTTAGAAGGGTATTTTCGGGTTGTTATTGTTATGGTCTACATTGCCCACATATTGAACCAAATGAAGCACATGAAGAAATCAAGTGAGTCAGTTCCTTATATATCTCTTCTCATGTTAGCCTTGTGGATAATTGGATATGGAATTACCTTGATTTATAGCAAAGAAGTTATAATCAAGTCATCAGAATCTCAGCATTACATGAACCGGCCTTATGATCATCAAAGCTACAAACGATATCTAGACATACTTGATTATCTTGCAAGATTTCTAATTCTTGTTACTATGATCCTCATGGCCAGGATCGGTCAAACAGTGTTGAAATCTAGGAAAGTACTTAGTGAAAGAGGTGAACCGAGTCCAAGTGAGAAGAAGGTCATTCTGGTTTGTTTTATCATCTACGTGTGTTATTTTCTCCTCACGCTGATTCCAAATGGTATCTCTGTCTATCTAGGCGAAGTTACCTACACGAAAGATGTTTATTTGAGATTGGTAATGCAGGTATTTTGGCTAACAGTTCATGATATTCAAGATTTCTTCTTGGTAGCCCAAATAATCGCGTTTCGTATATGGAAGCCTAGTCTTACTGGTCCTTTATTTAGGATTTCTGCCATCCGCATAGGGATACTGATGTTAATTCGGTTTGTGTATGAAGTTGTTAGAGATCCAGTTACTTATCCTGCTTGA
- the LOC122591391 gene encoding uncharacterized protein LOC122591391 gives MRIQALSVWNFISLLAFGYAVSYDDFAFPNDESLFHNYSRFTEVENHCHSFISSASVLEYADDHNMASRLKNKLSFFNGDWKQDQAQESYRTATLMPFDDSDMPIENLFSFISPWKVVSFEVQNVSFGVPHQPKNTVSISGVLSIGITRNTTLISEPYLKFHTTPGMSALRVDFEGVYLETKENGGERLVCMLGNSVFPFKKVPKRYSDGYITTYFAVEETYNEGPLLHENIMLVLRYPKTLSLFTSGILGEMQSLSEDDEYDYFDKIHITSYLDIFPEYHMNSSKEFILEDVDENPLQDAIIEDGVNKFTNIKFCDIIKNFEQQEYRVMPNLIAGGPNWYQKTVGPFLLNNEIQSVGRNNEILRVILHKVRCEKDQVSGVLRLYPDTITPDVAARRTGLSTLTLLVKGAWNSSTGLLSMTGCLGPTLVTCDSGVLLYFPRSFSSKQRSLVSGSIFSFKNATKAFHPVFIGLEMLSPGLYDGGSYSRDHLSYNYSKIDLSIKFRERIQEPHLITCLRESIFDYPALGEENDGIFKISNRLSDDLKIDTFSSPETFVRLEVLSLGPLFRTNDALFYEVSNHEVLNISLNFLLKEKDDNFEVYSYHPVTKLYLEGVYDQRVGKPYLIGCRKVDYDYVDLERGLDCLIEVTIQYSPINTRWLVNPSADINIFSKRNEDDYYHFKPIHLKNIMIHDKTHEQNVIFRKIFEGYFRVFLVSMYIAHILSLMKDMKKSSESVPYISISMLALWIVGYGITLITSKEIVIKSSESTRYMNHPYDLQSYKGYLNNLDYLARFLILVTIFLMARIAQIVLKARAALREQGKSSPSEKKVILVSLIIYICYFLFSISMRGFHLYLNEVTFPKDVYIKAITEVCWYTVLNLQDYFLIPELVAFHIWKRHTSGSLFNNFVIRLWITILIHFVYEIIRSPIGYPV, from the coding sequence ATGAGAATCCAAGCTCTAAGTGTTTGGAACTTCATAAGTTTGCTCGCTTTTGGTTATGCTGTGTCGTATGATGACTTTGCATTCCCTAACGACGAATCACTGTTTCATAATTACAGTCGATTTACTGAAGTTGAAAACCATTGCCACTCTTTTATATCTTCAGCTTCTGTGTTAGAATATGCTGATGATCATAATATGGCTTCTAGGCTTAAAAAtaagctttctttcttcaatgGAGATTGGAAGCAGGATCAAGCCCAAGAATCTTATAGAACAGCGACTTTAATGCCCTTTGATGATAGTGATATGCCAATAGAGAACCTATTTTCATTCATCTCCCCTTGGAAAGTGGTGAGCTTTGAGGTTCAAAATGTTAGTTTTGGTGTACCCCACCAGCCCAAAAATACGGTCAGCATTAGTGGGGTTCTGTCTATTGGTATAACAAGAAATACCACATTGATCTCTGAACCTTACTTGAAGTTTCATACAACCCCTGGTATGTCTGCTCTTAGAGTTGACTTTGAAGGCGTTTATCTAGAGACGAAAGAGAATGGGGGCGAGCGTTTAGTCTGTATGTTGGGTAATTCAGTTTTTCCATTCAAGAAAGTGCCGAAAAGATATTCAGATGGTTATATAACTACTTATTTTGCTGTTGAAGAAACATATAATGAAGGGCCCTTGCTACACGAGAATATTATGCTTGTTCTTAGGTATCCCAAAACTCTCTCTTTGTTCACAAGCGGAATACTTGGAGAAATGCAAAGTTTGAGTGAAGACGACGAGTACGATTACTTTGACAAAATTCACATAACTTCCTACTTGGATATCTTTCCTGAGTACCATATGAACAGTTCCAAGGAGTTCATTTTAGAAGATGTTGATGAGAATCCACTTCAAGATGCGATCATTGAAGACGGAGTCAACAAGTTTACCAACATTAAGTTTTGTGACATTATCAAGAATTTTGAACAGCAGGAATATAGAGTTATGCCAAATTTGATAGCCGGTGGCCCAAATTGGTATCAGAAAACAGTTGGTCCTTTTCTTCTTAACAATGAGATCCAGTCTGTTGGTAGGAACAATGAGATTCTAAGGGTTATTTTGCACAAAGTCAGATGCGAAAAGGATCAAGTTTCAGGAGTACTGAGATTGTACCCTGATACTATAACACCAGATGTGGCAGCACGCAGAACAGGTTTGTCTACATTAACTTTATTGGTGAAAGGAGCATGGAATTCTTCTACTGGACTGCTTTCTATGACGGGTTGTCTTGGTCCAACACTCGTGACCTGTGATTCGGGTGTATTATTGTACTTCCCCCGGTCTTTCTCAAGTAAGCAAAGAAGCTTAGTTTCTGGTAgtatatttagttttaaaaatgcaacaaaagcGTTTCATCCTGTGTTCATTGGATTAGAGATGTTATCCCCTGGTTTATATGATGGTGGTTCGTATAGTAGGGATCATCTTTCATACAACTACTCAAAAATTGATCTATCTATCAAGTTTAGAGAGAGGATTCAAGAACCTCACTTGATAACTTGTCTCAGAGAATCAATCTTTGATTATCCAGCTCTTGGAGAAGAAAATGATGGGATATTTAAGATATCAAATCGTCTTTCAGATGATCTAAAAATCGATACATTTTCAAGCCCGGAGACTTTTGTCAGATTAGAAGTTCTGTCACTTGGTCCTTTATTTAGAACAAATGATGCTCTTTTTTATGAAGTTTCTAACCATGAAGTGCTTAATATATCTCTGAATTTCTtgctaaaagaaaaagatgacaaCTTTGAGGTATATTCCTACCATCCTGTCACTAAGTTATATCTTGAGGGTGTATACGATCAGCGTGTAGGAAAGCCGTACCTGATTGGATGCCGGAAAGTAGATTATGATTATGTGGACCTTGAAAGAGGCCTAGATTGTTTGATAGAAGTCACTATCCAGTATTCGCCTATAAACACACGATGGTTGGTTAATCCAAGTGCAGACATCAACATTTTCAGCAAAAGAAATGAAGATGATTATTACCATTTCAAGCCCATACACTTGAAAAACATTATGATTCATGATAAAACTCATGAACAGAATGTCATCTTTCGTAAAATCTTTGAGGGGTATTTCCGGGTTTTTCTTGTTTCAATGTACATTGCACACATATTGAGTCTGATGAAAGACATGAAGAAATCAAGTGAGTCAGTTCCTTACATATCTATTTCTATGCTAGCCTTGTGGATCGTTGGATATGGAATCACGTTGATTACTAGCAAAGAAATAGTAATTAAGTCATCAGAATCTACACGTTACATGAATCATCCTTATGATCTTCAAAGCTACAAAGGATATCTGAACAATCTTGATTACCTTGCAAGATTTCTTATTCTTGTTACTATCTTCCTCATGGCCCGGATCGCTCAGATAGTGCTGAAAGCTCGAGCAGCACTTCGTGAGCAAGGTAAGTCGAGTCCAAGTGAGAAGAAGGTCATCCTGGTTAGCTTAATCATCTACATTTGTTATTTTCTCTTTAGTATCAGTATGCGCGGGTTCCATCTCTATCTAAATGAAGTAACCTTCCCAAAAGATGTTTACATAAAAGCAATCACGGAGGTGTGCTGGTACACGGTTCTTAATCTTCAAGATTACTTTCTGATTCCTGAACTAGTTGCTTTTCATATATGGAAGCGTCATACTTCTGGTTCTCTATTTAATAACTTTGTTATCCGTCTATGGATAACAATTTTAATTCATTTTGTTTATGAAATCATTAGAAGTCCAATTGGTTATCCTGTATGA